Proteins co-encoded in one Calorimonas adulescens genomic window:
- a CDS encoding DUF2933 domain-containing protein yields the protein MNWILGVLPLLAVLACPLMMILMTFGMFGHNHGGGCHGNHQREQNEEKPLQDK from the coding sequence ATGAACTGGATATTAGGAGTTTTACCATTGCTTGCAGTGTTAGCTTGTCCATTAATGATGATACTTATGACGTTTGGGATGTTTGGGCATAACCACGGCGGTGGATGCCACGGAAATCATCAGCGTGAACAAAATGAGGAGAAGCCGTTGCAGGATAAATAA
- the uvrC gene encoding excinuclease ABC subunit UvrC: MEITPLIEERLKSLPAQPGVYIMKDELGDIIYIGKAKVLKNRVRQYFHYTTNQMPKVRSMVNHIADLEYIITDNEMEALILECNLIKKYRPKYNISLKDDKSYPYIKITMNEDYPKVFVTRKVTHDGARYFGPYSSAYATKETVNILRRMYPVRTCNINIEERMGKVRECLYYYIGECKAPCTGRINKEDYRQMCEEICEFLDGHQDRLIAILRDKMENHVKNLEFEKAIEIRNQIDSIRQISYSQKVLKTVEKDMDVIGYYLSEGDLCIQVFFVREGKLIDREHFFFSKIDEETIRDTMTQFVEQFYSNISHIPAEVVIQCEIDERELIEDWLTTRRGSKVKLTVPKRGEKKDFVNMVMKNAQDMLENYRDRLKNEMKSSHEALKELMEYMDLADKPYRIEAYDISNIQGTNSVASMVVFENGQPKNSDYRHFKIRSVSGPNDYSSMREVIERRFTHSIEEAERLKKEGIDIEEGKFTSLPDLIMVDGGKGHVSACEQVLNAVGFDIPVCGMVKDDRHRTRGLIYNNREIHIPVNSNAFRLITAIQNEAHRFAINYHRDLRQKQAVKSLLDDIPGIGKTRRKELLKYFGSAEAVSRADIEELKKVPSMNAKAAEQVYNYFRGIKK, translated from the coding sequence ATGGAAATAACTCCGCTCATTGAGGAACGTTTGAAATCACTCCCAGCGCAGCCCGGGGTATATATAATGAAGGATGAACTGGGAGACATAATATATATTGGCAAGGCCAAGGTTCTCAAAAACAGGGTGAGGCAGTACTTTCATTATACAACAAATCAGATGCCCAAGGTCAGGTCTATGGTAAACCACATAGCTGACCTGGAGTATATAATTACGGACAATGAGATGGAGGCACTGATATTAGAGTGCAACCTCATCAAAAAATACAGGCCAAAATACAACATCTCCCTCAAGGATGACAAAAGCTATCCATACATTAAGATAACCATGAATGAAGATTATCCGAAGGTTTTTGTAACACGCAAGGTGACCCACGATGGTGCAAGATACTTTGGCCCGTATTCCAGTGCCTATGCCACAAAAGAAACTGTAAACATTTTAAGGCGTATGTATCCTGTGAGGACATGCAATATAAATATTGAAGAGCGGATGGGTAAGGTAAGGGAATGTCTTTACTATTATATAGGTGAATGTAAAGCGCCGTGTACCGGCAGGATAAATAAGGAAGATTACAGGCAAATGTGTGAGGAGATATGCGAGTTTCTGGACGGGCACCAGGACAGACTCATAGCCATACTCCGGGATAAAATGGAAAATCATGTAAAAAATCTGGAATTTGAGAAGGCCATAGAGATAAGAAACCAGATAGATTCCATAAGACAGATCAGCTACAGTCAAAAGGTTCTAAAGACTGTAGAAAAAGATATGGATGTCATTGGCTATTACCTTTCTGAAGGTGACCTCTGCATTCAGGTATTTTTTGTCAGGGAGGGCAAGCTGATAGACAGGGAGCACTTTTTCTTCAGTAAAATAGATGAGGAAACCATAAGGGATACTATGACGCAGTTTGTAGAACAGTTTTATTCCAATATATCCCATATACCCGCAGAAGTGGTCATCCAGTGTGAGATAGATGAAAGGGAGCTGATTGAGGACTGGCTGACAACCAGGAGGGGTTCAAAAGTAAAACTCACAGTACCGAAGAGGGGAGAAAAGAAAGACTTTGTAAATATGGTCATGAAGAATGCACAGGATATGCTGGAAAATTACAGAGACAGGTTGAAAAATGAGATGAAGTCCTCCCATGAAGCCTTGAAAGAGCTCATGGAGTATATGGACCTTGCTGACAAACCATACCGTATTGAAGCATACGACATTTCCAACATTCAGGGTACCAACTCTGTTGCCTCTATGGTTGTGTTTGAGAATGGACAGCCAAAAAACAGCGACTACAGGCATTTTAAAATCAGGTCCGTCTCAGGTCCCAATGACTATTCCAGCATGAGAGAGGTCATAGAAAGAAGGTTTACCCACAGCATAGAGGAGGCAGAGAGACTGAAAAAGGAAGGCATAGACATTGAGGAGGGAAAGTTTACATCGCTGCCCGACCTGATTATGGTGGATGGAGGTAAAGGCCACGTCAGTGCATGTGAACAGGTTTTAAATGCTGTGGGCTTTGATATACCTGTGTGCGGCATGGTTAAAGACGACAGACACAGGACGAGGGGGTTGATATACAACAATAGAGAAATTCATATACCCGTAAACAGCAACGCCTTCAGGCTTATTACAGCTATACAGAATGAAGCTCACAGGTTTGCCATAAACTATCACAGGGACCTCAGGCAAAAACAGGCTGTCAAGTCCCTGCTGGATGATATACCTGGCATTGGTAAAACCAGAAGAAAAGAGCTCTTAAAATACTTTGGTTCTGCAGAGGCTGTTAGCAGGGCTGACATAGAGGAATTAAAAAAAGTTCCTTCAATGAATGCAAAAGCTGCTGAACAGGTGTATAATTATTTTAGAGGAATAAAAAAATAG
- a CDS encoding FtsW/RodA/SpoVE family cell cycle protein, with translation MAKASRYYRAMLLSLYLFLTICFSLLSLHETPINPKPLYMGLGLIAIITIGFITMRIFALNGDAMLFLLSNFLCGIGLVMIYRVNESLAYRQFIWITGGIATFIVFTFLFKYYSYVMKYHWLFGATSLMLLFITIIFGREIGGSTNWIVISGHSFQPSEFVKILFCIASASFLKDRNETKDVLLYGSFVATVVLLLFAQKDLGTALIFFMTGIVFVYVATGKPVYPLIGIILLVTGAVLSYLIFSHVRVRFEAWLNPWMDVPGKGYQIVQSLFAIGAGGLFGSGLGLGHPEYIPAVSTDLIFSILVEEFGLLVGLAVIAIYLFIFVRAYISAMSSNDRLKELLLTGIASMLAFQTFIIIGGVTKFIPLTGVTLPFISYGGSSIVTSFSLLGIMNSLSLEEGTK, from the coding sequence ATGGCAAAAGCCTCCAGATATTACAGGGCGATGCTTTTGTCCCTCTATTTGTTTTTAACCATCTGTTTTTCTCTGTTATCTCTTCACGAGACACCAATAAATCCAAAACCTTTATATATGGGGCTGGGGCTTATAGCAATAATAACTATAGGTTTTATTACCATGCGCATATTTGCCCTGAATGGTGATGCTATGCTGTTTCTTCTTAGTAATTTCCTCTGTGGGATAGGCTTGGTGATGATTTATCGGGTCAATGAAAGCCTGGCCTATCGCCAGTTTATATGGATAACGGGCGGCATAGCTACTTTTATTGTGTTTACATTTTTATTCAAATATTATAGCTATGTTATGAAATATCATTGGTTGTTTGGAGCAACTTCGCTCATGTTGCTCTTTATTACTATAATCTTTGGAAGGGAGATTGGAGGGTCTACAAACTGGATAGTTATATCGGGCCATTCCTTTCAACCATCCGAGTTCGTAAAGATACTTTTTTGCATAGCATCAGCCTCCTTTCTAAAGGATAGGAATGAAACAAAGGATGTGCTTTTATATGGCAGCTTTGTTGCCACTGTTGTCCTTTTGCTTTTTGCTCAAAAGGACCTTGGGACCGCCCTCATATTTTTTATGACTGGTATAGTATTTGTATATGTGGCTACCGGGAAACCGGTATATCCGTTGATTGGTATTATCCTGCTTGTCACAGGCGCTGTCTTGAGTTATCTCATCTTTTCCCATGTGAGGGTGAGGTTTGAGGCGTGGTTGAACCCCTGGATGGATGTACCGGGCAAGGGATATCAGATAGTGCAGTCCCTGTTTGCTATAGGAGCAGGTGGGTTGTTTGGTTCTGGACTGGGGCTTGGCCACCCCGAGTATATCCCTGCGGTGTCCACAGACCTGATATTTTCCATTTTGGTGGAGGAGTTTGGGCTTCTGGTAGGCCTGGCCGTAATAGCAATCTACCTGTTTATATTTGTGAGGGCATATATAAGCGCCATGTCCTCCAATGACAGGCTGAAGGAGTTGCTTCTTACCGGCATAGCCTCCATGTTGGCCTTTCAGACCTTTATAATCATAGGAGGGGTCACCAAGTTCATACCGCTTACAGGGGTTACCCTTCCATTTATAAGTTATGGTGGGAGTTCCATTGTTACCTCCTTTTCCCTCCTTGGTATAATGAACTCTCTCAGTTTAGAGGAGGGTACAAAATGA
- a CDS encoding bifunctional phosphoglucose/phosphomannose isomerase, which yields MLDDLNKLQELDKEGMLDAVYHLPEQMEEALSISEGFNFKASNIKNVVVSGMGGSAIGGDLVRVYLMDRVRIPILVNRAYSIPAFVDGSTLFIASSYSGNTEETLSTYAEAKQKGAQIVAITTGGKLKEMALADGYPVLTIPAGYQPRAAIGYSFVTTLMTLYKAGIIDDPKGEINDAIGVLKDLREQLKPEVMFEDNNAKQLADDFYGRLPVIYGSAGTTEIVAQRWKGQMSENGKAMAYYNVFSELNHNEIVGFEFPKELLKKFVIVYLQDDEDHPRIKRRMEITREIIEDAVYKVDEVQAVGGTRLARLFSLIYIGDYTSVYLAFLNGTDPSPVKRISYLKDQLAK from the coding sequence ATACTTGATGATTTAAACAAACTGCAGGAACTTGACAAAGAAGGGATGCTGGATGCCGTCTATCATTTGCCTGAGCAAATGGAAGAGGCCCTTTCAATCTCTGAGGGTTTCAACTTTAAGGCGTCCAATATCAAAAATGTGGTTGTTTCCGGCATGGGCGGTTCTGCCATTGGGGGAGACCTGGTAAGGGTATATCTAATGGACAGGGTACGTATACCAATCCTGGTCAACAGGGCTTACAGTATACCTGCCTTTGTTGACGGCAGTACGCTGTTTATTGCCAGCAGCTATTCCGGCAATACAGAAGAGACACTTTCTACATATGCAGAGGCAAAACAAAAGGGGGCCCAAATAGTTGCCATTACTACCGGTGGCAAACTGAAGGAAATGGCCCTTGCAGATGGATATCCCGTACTCACTATCCCTGCTGGATATCAACCAAGGGCAGCCATTGGCTATTCCTTTGTAACAACCCTTATGACCCTATACAAGGCTGGCATAATAGATGACCCAAAGGGGGAAATCAACGATGCCATAGGTGTGTTGAAAGACCTGAGAGAACAATTAAAGCCGGAGGTCATGTTTGAAGACAACAATGCAAAGCAGTTGGCCGATGACTTCTATGGCAGATTGCCGGTTATCTATGGAAGTGCAGGCACTACAGAAATAGTGGCGCAGAGATGGAAGGGCCAGATGAGTGAAAACGGCAAGGCTATGGCCTACTACAACGTATTTTCAGAACTTAACCATAATGAGATAGTGGGCTTTGAGTTTCCAAAAGAGCTCTTAAAGAAATTTGTCATTGTATACCTGCAGGACGATGAGGACCATCCGAGGATAAAGAGACGCATGGAAATCACAAGAGAAATCATAGAAGATGCTGTATATAAGGTGGATGAGGTTCAGGCTGTCGGCGGTACAAGGCTGGCAAGGCTGTTTTCCCTTATATATATAGGTGACTACACCAGTGTATATCTTGCCTTCCTCAATGGCACAGATCCATCTCCCGTAAAGAGGATAAGCTATCTCAAAGATCAGCTTGCGAAGTAG
- the copZ gene encoding copper chaperone CopZ, which translates to MEKMTVKVNGMTCEHCKMHVENAIKSLNGVSDVKVSLEEGKADITYDPAKVTLDDIKAAVDDAGYEVVA; encoded by the coding sequence ATGGAAAAAATGACGGTAAAGGTTAACGGCATGACATGCGAGCACTGCAAGATGCATGTGGAAAATGCCATTAAATCTCTAAATGGAGTATCAGATGTGAAGGTAAGTTTGGAAGAAGGTAAGGCAGATATAACATACGATCCTGCAAAGGTTACATTGGACGACATAAAGGCTGCTGTTGATGATGCAGGGTATGAAGTAGTAGCTTAA
- a CDS encoding peptidoglycan D,D-transpeptidase FtsI family protein: MRNNIRNVLIAVVLMFSSLIAYLLYFEFFMRDTLLASDYNRRLWEEENRVVRGSIVDRNGNTIAETVQDGGERKRVYYGGPAIGPVVGYNSQQYGRSGIEAAYNKELLGLETKNPFLLFKQNILGIKDRGYDVILTIDSSLQKTAYEALDGRKGAVVALNPKTGEILALVSSPGFDPNNIEKDWEMMKDSKDSPLLNRAIQGLYPPGSVFKLIPLSAAIEKIGGLEERTFKCTGSTDVDGLVIKDYNGTAHGNIDIRRAVEVSCNATFINIGLELGADNMYAYSGRFGFNKNLDFDLPTKMSVFPYPTSKRELALSSIGQADILATPLQMALVTSAVANGGTIMRPYIVKGITDSEGRISYNRQDEPYLSPITESTAAKIKEMMIGVVKNGTGTAAKISGVDVAGKTGTAEVEGKKSHAWFVGFAPADDPQIVVAVIVENSGSGGQVAAPVAKQVLNKYLK; the protein is encoded by the coding sequence ATGAGAAATAATATACGAAATGTCCTTATCGCAGTTGTCCTGATGTTTTCATCACTCATCGCCTATCTCCTTTATTTTGAATTTTTTATGAGGGATACCCTCCTTGCCTCTGATTACAACAGGAGGCTGTGGGAAGAGGAAAACAGGGTGGTAAGAGGCAGTATAGTAGACAGGAACGGCAACACCATAGCTGAGACCGTCCAGGACGGAGGAGAGAGAAAGAGGGTCTACTACGGCGGACCGGCCATTGGTCCTGTGGTAGGTTACAACAGCCAGCAGTATGGGAGGTCAGGAATAGAGGCCGCATACAACAAAGAACTCCTCGGCCTGGAGACAAAGAACCCATTCTTGCTCTTCAAGCAGAATATTCTTGGCATTAAGGACAGGGGATATGACGTCATACTGACCATAGACAGCAGTCTCCAGAAGACAGCCTATGAGGCGCTGGACGGGCGTAAAGGGGCAGTGGTGGCTCTGAACCCTAAGACAGGTGAGATACTTGCCCTTGTCTCATCACCGGGGTTTGACCCCAATAATATAGAAAAGGATTGGGAAATGATGAAGGACAGTAAAGACAGCCCTCTGTTAAACAGGGCTATACAAGGGTTATACCCGCCGGGTTCAGTCTTTAAACTCATACCCCTCTCTGCGGCCATTGAAAAGATTGGAGGATTGGAAGAAAGGACATTTAAGTGCACTGGTTCTACTGATGTGGATGGCCTTGTAATCAAGGACTACAACGGCACTGCCCATGGAAACATTGACATAAGGAGGGCAGTTGAGGTATCCTGCAATGCCACCTTTATAAATATAGGGCTGGAATTGGGCGCAGATAATATGTATGCATATTCTGGCAGGTTTGGTTTTAATAAAAATCTGGACTTTGACCTGCCTACAAAGATGAGTGTATTTCCATATCCAACCAGCAAAAGAGAGCTGGCACTGTCGTCCATAGGCCAGGCCGATATTCTGGCAACCCCTCTACAGATGGCGCTGGTTACATCGGCTGTCGCCAACGGAGGGACCATAATGCGTCCATATATAGTAAAGGGCATAACAGACTCAGAGGGCAGGATAAGTTATAACAGGCAGGATGAGCCATACCTCTCCCCAATAACTGAAAGTACGGCAGCCAAAATAAAAGAAATGATGATAGGGGTAGTAAAAAACGGCACAGGTACGGCAGCCAAGATATCAGGTGTTGATGTGGCGGGAAAGACAGGAACTGCTGAGGTGGAGGGTAAAAAGTCTCATGCCTGGTTTGTGGGATTTGCTCCTGCCGATGACCCTCAGATTGTTGTGGCTGTGATAGTAGAAAACAGTGGCAGCGGTGGTCAGGTGGCGGCACCGGTTGCGAAGCAGGTTTTGAATAAGTACCTGAAGTAG
- a CDS encoding ABC transporter substrate-binding protein: MLKRPFILFFSLLLITFLIYWPFYYNLYKESIENPQENETKYKGIITMVDFPHPTAADPGGFSWIREEISRFQRQNPGVVIDLVPLNYRDGYARLESAVRTGVYPDIAPVGGNYWYISSGALEPLNKYINNKDDYREDVIEQVSKDGNIYGIPWAITSDILYVNRDIASNYGLNDIKDLNAATFKNLLESIDRANASRKKENVYALGGYIDIDDYTLLPFLFNDGKIFNDDGTPDFEEIKEGLRFFADLKERELLTRDFGVVDKTKAWDGFLEDNDTVMMPYHLTGILKLKGKTSGHYDAVAYPVQSPATKMVIAYSVFKQDDPEKMEAIMMFLDQITSKNKQERIRDFNLLPVYKGSEGLYKDDELMGRVQEIVDNTAYLPKNESMEALDEILKTHLRQVVLGYENVDEAAAEIEREYKEYISASS; this comes from the coding sequence ATGCTGAAACGTCCTTTTATCCTATTTTTTTCTTTGTTGCTTATAACCTTCCTTATATATTGGCCGTTCTACTACAATCTGTATAAAGAAAGCATAGAAAACCCGCAGGAGAATGAAACTAAATATAAAGGAATTATAACAATGGTGGATTTTCCTCACCCAACGGCGGCTGACCCGGGTGGCTTTTCATGGATAAGAGAGGAAATTTCGAGGTTCCAGAGACAAAATCCAGGGGTTGTGATAGACCTGGTCCCTTTAAACTACAGGGACGGTTATGCCAGGCTTGAGTCGGCTGTAAGGACAGGGGTCTACCCTGACATAGCCCCTGTTGGAGGAAATTACTGGTATATATCCAGCGGTGCCCTGGAGCCTCTAAATAAATACATAAATAATAAAGACGACTATAGAGAGGATGTTATAGAACAGGTAAGCAAAGACGGCAATATTTATGGTATCCCGTGGGCTATAACCTCTGACATACTGTATGTAAACAGGGATATAGCGAGCAACTATGGATTAAATGACATTAAAGACCTCAATGCCGCTACCTTTAAAAACCTCTTGGAATCTATTGATAGGGCAAATGCATCCAGGAAAAAGGAAAATGTCTATGCCCTTGGTGGCTATATAGACATAGACGATTACACCCTTTTGCCATTCCTGTTTAACGACGGTAAAATATTCAATGATGATGGCACTCCCGATTTTGAAGAGATAAAGGAGGGACTTAGATTCTTTGCAGACCTGAAAGAGAGGGAACTTTTAACCCGGGACTTTGGCGTGGTAGATAAGACAAAGGCATGGGATGGATTTCTTGAAGACAATGATACTGTCATGATGCCGTACCATCTCACAGGGATACTAAAGCTGAAGGGCAAAACATCCGGGCATTACGATGCTGTTGCATATCCTGTACAGTCTCCAGCGACCAAAATGGTCATAGCCTATTCAGTGTTCAAACAGGATGACCCTGAAAAGATGGAGGCAATAATGATGTTTTTAGATCAGATTACGTCAAAGAACAAACAGGAAAGAATAAGGGATTTCAATCTGCTGCCCGTTTATAAAGGTTCTGAAGGACTCTATAAAGACGACGAACTTATGGGTAGGGTGCAGGAAATAGTTGACAACACAGCATATTTACCTAAGAATGAAAGCATGGAGGCACTGGATGAGATTTTAAAGACACACCTTCGACAGGTGGTGCTGGGATATGAGAATGTGGATGAGGCAGCAGCGGAAATAGAGAGGGAATATAAGGAGTATATATCTGCCTCATCATAA
- a CDS encoding FHA domain-containing protein, with protein MYEFLSGLFKWILLSIVYFFLFNTIQVIRLTGWYGEKLGSYLICADDPGMRFELKDDTIIGRGEDCDIVLNNPFISSKHARIKRGMMGFYIEDLKSTNGTIINGKKIEGSRKLRDKDVIMVGPVKLIYRS; from the coding sequence ATGTATGAGTTTTTATCAGGCCTTTTTAAATGGATATTGCTTTCTATAGTATATTTTTTCCTGTTTAACACTATACAGGTGATAAGGCTTACTGGATGGTACGGTGAGAAACTGGGGTCTTATCTGATCTGTGCAGATGACCCCGGTATGAGATTTGAATTAAAGGATGACACTATTATAGGTAGAGGCGAGGACTGTGATATAGTCTTAAACAATCCATTTATATCCAGCAAACATGCCCGCATTAAGAGGGGGATGATGGGGTTTTATATAGAGGACCTTAAAAGCACAAATGGTACTATAATAAATGGCAAGAAGATTGAAGGCAGCAGGAAGCTAAGGGATAAAGACGTCATAATGGTGGGGCCGGTCAAACTTATATACAGGAGTTGA
- the hprK gene encoding HPr(Ser) kinase/phosphatase: protein MNRIPVTKLAEDFKFEIINDNYDEDIYIESADVNRPGLELAGFYEYFGYERVQVIGKVEVTYFMTLDPATRKKRADELFKFAFPCAIISRNLDVPEEIYDAAVKYRRPLFRSKEATTRLIYSLYNYLNDMLAPSITIHGDLVDVYGVGILLLGQSGIGKSETSLELIKRGHRLVADDAVEIKLTDENTLTGTAPDLIRYYIEIRGIGILDIRTLYGVGAIRQSKNIDLVIQLEPWNDSKFYERVGMDNEYMEILGVKKPKVTIPVRPGRNLAIIVEVAAMNQRQRDMGYNAAKEFDERLLKRLTEQ, encoded by the coding sequence ATGAACAGGATACCTGTAACGAAGCTGGCAGAAGACTTTAAGTTTGAGATAATCAATGATAACTATGATGAGGATATATATATAGAGTCCGCAGATGTGAACAGGCCAGGCCTGGAACTGGCAGGATTCTACGAATACTTTGGTTATGAAAGGGTGCAGGTTATAGGAAAGGTGGAGGTCACCTATTTCATGACACTGGACCCTGCTACGAGGAAAAAAAGGGCTGATGAGCTTTTCAAGTTTGCCTTTCCCTGCGCTATAATTTCAAGAAATCTTGATGTCCCAGAGGAGATATATGATGCCGCTGTCAAGTATAGGAGGCCGCTCTTCCGATCAAAAGAAGCCACCACGCGGCTCATATACAGCCTGTATAACTATCTGAATGATATGCTTGCTCCATCCATAACCATCCATGGCGACCTTGTAGATGTCTATGGCGTAGGCATACTTCTTTTGGGCCAGAGCGGCATAGGTAAGAGCGAGACATCCCTTGAGCTCATAAAGAGGGGTCACAGGCTGGTTGCTGACGACGCTGTGGAGATTAAGCTTACCGATGAAAATACCCTCACTGGTACAGCCCCAGACCTTATCAGGTACTATATAGAGATAAGGGGAATAGGTATCCTGGATATAAGGACGCTCTACGGCGTGGGGGCTATAAGGCAGTCCAAAAACATAGACCTGGTCATACAGTTAGAGCCGTGGAATGACAGCAAGTTTTATGAGAGGGTGGGAATGGATAATGAGTATATGGAGATTCTTGGGGTTAAAAAACCAAAAGTAACAATTCCTGTAAGGCCTGGCCGCAACCTTGCCATCATAGTAGAGGTAGCAGCCATGAACCAGAGACAGAGAGACATGGGGTACAATGCTGCAAAGGAATTTGATGAAAGATTATTAAAAAGATTAACAGAGCAATAG